From Gallus gallus isolate bGalGal1 chromosome 14, bGalGal1.mat.broiler.GRCg7b, whole genome shotgun sequence, one genomic window encodes:
- the ZP2 gene encoding zona pellucida sperm-binding protein 2 isoform X3 gives MRGRLLLLLLLGFLLFLAPGASGEWDLSESMTCLQDRLELELPRELGNYTWHVRAVDVSGEEMMSCEHTVDYEKLLLSALLVNCTSLEHGQYQLRLLLLLNGTAGEERNVTYSAHCSAAHGDEIIAPLFVGETNCTKDSMAVTFPGPSLSDEHLVQVAVLTGTLTIDDGIKVHQLSLGEAMQHGYSFLADGHHLVFQAAFTATGVVSYKHNHKALYTAALKLMYGPPEHRLTVESRMLCVPGPVFCNTTHMTVAIPAFPGTLMAVAVEDETIPMDQLQDKGITLKTTVGVELHVSRRVLKSTLHGESCPRVQSYLSSLKLTFHFHEETVAMVMHPQCPCDQLTPIAAACTRDGYMDFEVLAGSTTPPLVLDTLRLRDPTCKPASRSPLNDRAWFHVPLSGCGTRYWLEGEKIMYENEVRALRSDSVLHRISRDSEFRLTVLCSFSNGDASVSVRVDNPPPLAASTNQGPLSLILLSYPEDSYRQPYHDDQYPIVRYLQQPIFMEVQVLNRNDPNLYLQLDDCWATALEDPKSLPQWNIVVDGCEYEQDSYRTVFHPVGHGVSYPNYRQRLEVKAFAFVSGDKALPGLVYFHCSVLICSRFQLDSPLCTARCPRLPRRKRGSGMLGASSVVSLQGPVLLVPHGWAAAQGGTLLSKVVWAAVTATAVGVFSLMAIMLLFMDLLKCLKRRALVVNVVY, from the exons ATGAGGGGCAG gctgctgctgctcctcttgtTGGGATTTTTGCTGTTCTTGGCCCCTGGTGCCTCAGGGGAATGGGACCTCTCAG AGAGCATGACCTGCTTGCAGGAcaggctggagctggagctTCCCAGAGAGCTTGGCAATTACACGTGGCATGTGCGTGCAGTGG ATGTGAGCGGGGAGGAGATGATGTCTTGTGAGCACACTGTAGATtatgagaagctgctgctcagtgccctgTTGGTGAACTGCACTAGCCTGGAG CATGGGCAGTACCAGCTgaggctgctcctgctgctgaatGGCACTGCGGGAGAGGAGAGGAACGTCACCTACAGCGCTCACTGCAGCGCTGCCCACGGAGATGAAATCATCGCTCCTCTCTTTGTTGGTGAAACGAACTGCACAAAAGATTCCATGGCA GTTACTTTCCCAGGACCAAGCCTCAGTGATGAGCACCTG GTTCAGGTGGCTGTGCTGACTGGGACTCTGACAATTGATGATGGAATCAAGGTACATCAGCTGAGCCTCGGGGAAGCCATGCAGCATGGCTACAGCTTTCTGGCTGATGGACACCACCTGGTTTTCCAGGCAGCCTTCACTGCCACTGGAGTTGTCTCCTACAAG cacaacCACAAGGCACTCTACACTGCGGCACTGAAGCTCATGTATGGCCCTCCTGAACACAGACTGACCGTGGAGTCAAGAATGCTTTGTGTTCCAG GTCCAGTGTTTTGTAACACGACACACATGACTGTTGCCATCCCAGCCTTCCCAGGAACCCTTATGGCTGTAGCTGTGGAAGATGAGACCATCCCAATGGACCAGCTCCAGGACAAAGGCATTACTCTCAAAACAACAGTAGGGGTTGAGCTGCATGTCAGCAGGAGAGTCCTGAAGTCTACG CTACACGGGGAGAGCTGCCCAAGAGTTCAGTCCTACCTGTCCTCCTTGAAACTGACTTTTCATTTCCATGAGGAGACTGTGGCAATGGTGATGCATCCGCAGTGCCCCTGTGACCAGCTCACACCGATAG CTGCTGCATGCACCCGGGACGGGTACATGGATTTTGAAGTCCTTGCTGGCAGTACTACACCACCCCTAGTCCTGGACACGCTCAGGCTCAGAGATCCCACATGCAAACCTGCCTCCAGGTCTCCCTTGAATGATAGGGCCTGGTTTCATGTCCCACTGAGCGGGTGTGGGACCAGGTACTGG CTCGAAGGAGAGAAGATAATGTATGAGAATGAGGTGAGGGCGCTGCGGTCTGACAGTGTGCTGCACAGGATCTCAAGGGACAGTGAGTTCAG GCTAACAGTGCTGTGCTCCTTCAGCAATGGCGATGCCTCTGTCTCTGTAAGGGTTGACAACCCTCCCCCCCTGGCTGCTTCCACGAACCAAGGCCCCCTCTCTTTAATCCTTCTAAGCTACCCAG AGGACTCATACAGGCAGCCGTACCATGACGACCAGTACCCCATAGTGAGGTACCTACAGCAGCCCATCTTCATGGAAGTGCAGGTCCTGAACCGCAATGACCCTAACCTCTATCTCCAGCTGGATGACTGTTGGGCAACAGCATTGGAAGACCCAAAGTCACTTCCACAGTGGAATATTGTTGTTGATGG gTGTGAGTATGAACAGGACAGTTACAGGACCGTATTCCATCCCGTGGGCCATGGTGTCAGCTATCCCAACTATCGCCAGAGGCTGGAAGTAAAGGCTTTTGCTTTTGTATCTGGTGACAAGGCCCTCCCCGGCCTA GTATACTTCCACTGCAGTGTCCTCATCTGCAGCCGCTTCCAGCTGGACTCCCCTCTGTGCACAGCGAGGTGCCCCAGGCTGCCTAGAAGGAAGCGAG GCAGTGGGATGTTGGGTGCCAGCTCTGTGGTGAGCCTGCAGGGTCCTGTGCTCCTGGTGCCCCATGGATGGGCAGCAGCACAAG GGGGCACTTTGCTGAGCAAGGTGGTGtgggctgcagtgactgcaACTGCTGTTGGTGTTTTCTCTCTGATGGCCATAATGCTGCTATTTATGGATCTTCTTAAATGCTTGAAGAGAAGAGCCTTGGTGGTAAATGTGGTGTATTAA
- the ZP2 gene encoding zona pellucida sperm-binding protein 2 isoform X2 codes for MMHAAVSEGLPSQQLSFCLWILLCLWLSLCFLPGQSQGQHHQSHLSASAAVHWVLRQLRAPSAPSPGRKAAALLCLLCTMHSPGQHLLTANWRATNAVRCQKAHTIWQKKKGNKLGARRNTLNPTTPQRRLCTSQPPLRSPPPALGGPEMRGRLLLLLLLGFLLFLAPGASGEWDLSESMTCLQDRLELELPRELGNYTWHVRAVDVSGEEMMSCEHTVDYEKLLLSALLVNCTSLEHGQYQLRLLLLLNGTAGEERNVTYSAHCSAAHGDEIIAPLFVGETNCTKDSMAVTFPGPSLSDEHLVQVAVLTGTLTIDDGIKVHQLSLGEAMQHGYSFLADGHHLVFQAAFTATGVVSYKHNHKALYTAALKLMYGPPEHRLTVESRMLCVPGPVFCNTTHMTVAIPAFPGTLMAVAVEDETIPMDQLQDKGITLKTTVGVELHVSRRVLKSTLHGESCPRVQSYLSSLKLTFHFHEETVAMVMHPQCPCDQLTPIAAACTRDGYMDFEVLAGSTTPPLVLDTLRLRDPTCKPASRSPLNDRAWFHVPLSGCGTRYWLEGEKIMYENEVRALRSDSVLHRISRDSEFRLTVLCSFSNGDASVSVRVDNPPPLAASTNQGPLSLILLSYPEDSYRQPYHDDQYPIVSWMTVGQQHWKTQSHFHSGILLLMGVSMNRTVTGPYSIPWAMVSAIPTIARGWK; via the exons ATGATGCATGCTGCTGTGAGCGAAGGGTTACCAAGCCAGCAGCTCTCATTTTGTCTTTGGATTTTGCTGTGTCTTTGGTTATCACTCTGTTTCCTTCCAGGACAATCCCAAGGGCAGCACCACCAGTCACACCTGTCAGCCTCAGCAGCAGTGCATTGGGTGCTCAGACAGCTCAGGGCCCCATCTGCCCCTTCACctgggagaaaagcagcagcgctgctgtgcctgctctgTACGATGCATTCTCCGGGCCAACATTTGCTCACTGCAAACTGGAGAGCAACAAACGCGGTACG gtgCCAAAAAGCGCATACCatctggcaaaagaaaaaagggaataaACTTGGAGCAAGAAGAAATACCTTAAATCCAACAACTCCACAGCGAAGACTTTGCACCAGCCAACCACCCCTCCGgagccctcctcctgccctgggcGGCCCTGAAATGAGGGGCAG gctgctgctgctcctcttgtTGGGATTTTTGCTGTTCTTGGCCCCTGGTGCCTCAGGGGAATGGGACCTCTCAG AGAGCATGACCTGCTTGCAGGAcaggctggagctggagctTCCCAGAGAGCTTGGCAATTACACGTGGCATGTGCGTGCAGTGG ATGTGAGCGGGGAGGAGATGATGTCTTGTGAGCACACTGTAGATtatgagaagctgctgctcagtgccctgTTGGTGAACTGCACTAGCCTGGAG CATGGGCAGTACCAGCTgaggctgctcctgctgctgaatGGCACTGCGGGAGAGGAGAGGAACGTCACCTACAGCGCTCACTGCAGCGCTGCCCACGGAGATGAAATCATCGCTCCTCTCTTTGTTGGTGAAACGAACTGCACAAAAGATTCCATGGCA GTTACTTTCCCAGGACCAAGCCTCAGTGATGAGCACCTG GTTCAGGTGGCTGTGCTGACTGGGACTCTGACAATTGATGATGGAATCAAGGTACATCAGCTGAGCCTCGGGGAAGCCATGCAGCATGGCTACAGCTTTCTGGCTGATGGACACCACCTGGTTTTCCAGGCAGCCTTCACTGCCACTGGAGTTGTCTCCTACAAG cacaacCACAAGGCACTCTACACTGCGGCACTGAAGCTCATGTATGGCCCTCCTGAACACAGACTGACCGTGGAGTCAAGAATGCTTTGTGTTCCAG GTCCAGTGTTTTGTAACACGACACACATGACTGTTGCCATCCCAGCCTTCCCAGGAACCCTTATGGCTGTAGCTGTGGAAGATGAGACCATCCCAATGGACCAGCTCCAGGACAAAGGCATTACTCTCAAAACAACAGTAGGGGTTGAGCTGCATGTCAGCAGGAGAGTCCTGAAGTCTACG CTACACGGGGAGAGCTGCCCAAGAGTTCAGTCCTACCTGTCCTCCTTGAAACTGACTTTTCATTTCCATGAGGAGACTGTGGCAATGGTGATGCATCCGCAGTGCCCCTGTGACCAGCTCACACCGATAG CTGCTGCATGCACCCGGGACGGGTACATGGATTTTGAAGTCCTTGCTGGCAGTACTACACCACCCCTAGTCCTGGACACGCTCAGGCTCAGAGATCCCACATGCAAACCTGCCTCCAGGTCTCCCTTGAATGATAGGGCCTGGTTTCATGTCCCACTGAGCGGGTGTGGGACCAGGTACTGG CTCGAAGGAGAGAAGATAATGTATGAGAATGAGGTGAGGGCGCTGCGGTCTGACAGTGTGCTGCACAGGATCTCAAGGGACAGTGAGTTCAG GCTAACAGTGCTGTGCTCCTTCAGCAATGGCGATGCCTCTGTCTCTGTAAGGGTTGACAACCCTCCCCCCCTGGCTGCTTCCACGAACCAAGGCCCCCTCTCTTTAATCCTTCTAAGCTACCCAG AGGACTCATACAGGCAGCCGTACCATGACGACCAGTACCCCATAGTGAG CTGGATGACTGTTGGGCAACAGCATTGGAAGACCCAAAGTCACTTCCACAGTGGAATATTGTTGTTGATGG gTGTGAGTATGAACAGGACAGTTACAGGACCGTATTCCATCCCGTGGGCCATGGTGTCAGCTATCCCAACTATCGCCAGAGGCTGGAAGTAA
- the ZP2 gene encoding zona pellucida sperm-binding protein 2 isoform X1 translates to MMHAAVSEGLPSQQLSFCLWILLCLWLSLCFLPGQSQGQHHQSHLSASAAVHWVLRQLRAPSAPSPGRKAAALLCLLCTMHSPGQHLLTANWRATNAVRCQKAHTIWQKKKGNKLGARRNTLNPTTPQRRLCTSQPPLRSPPPALGGPEMRGRLLLLLLLGFLLFLAPGASGEWDLSESMTCLQDRLELELPRELGNYTWHVRAVDVSGEEMMSCEHTVDYEKLLLSALLVNCTSLEHGQYQLRLLLLLNGTAGEERNVTYSAHCSAAHGDEIIAPLFVGETNCTKDSMAVTFPGPSLSDEHLVQVAVLTGTLTIDDGIKVHQLSLGEAMQHGYSFLADGHHLVFQAAFTATGVVSYKHNHKALYTAALKLMYGPPEHRLTVESRMLCVPGPVFCNTTHMTVAIPAFPGTLMAVAVEDETIPMDQLQDKGITLKTTVGVELHVSRRVLKSTLHGESCPRVQSYLSSLKLTFHFHEETVAMVMHPQCPCDQLTPIAAACTRDGYMDFEVLAGSTTPPLVLDTLRLRDPTCKPASRSPLNDRAWFHVPLSGCGTRYWLEGEKIMYENEVRALRSDSVLHRISRDSEFRLTVLCSFSNGDASVSVRVDNPPPLAASTNQGPLSLILLSYPEDSYRQPYHDDQYPIVRYLQQPIFMEVQVLNRNDPNLYLQLDDCWATALEDPKSLPQWNIVVDGCEYEQDSYRTVFHPVGHGVSYPNYRQRLEVKAFAFVSGDKALPGLVYFHCSVLICSRFQLDSPLCTARCPRLPRRKRGSGMLGASSVVSLQGPVLLVPHGWAAAQGGTLLSKVVWAAVTATAVGVFSLMAIMLLFMDLLKCLKRRALVVNVVY, encoded by the exons ATGATGCATGCTGCTGTGAGCGAAGGGTTACCAAGCCAGCAGCTCTCATTTTGTCTTTGGATTTTGCTGTGTCTTTGGTTATCACTCTGTTTCCTTCCAGGACAATCCCAAGGGCAGCACCACCAGTCACACCTGTCAGCCTCAGCAGCAGTGCATTGGGTGCTCAGACAGCTCAGGGCCCCATCTGCCCCTTCACctgggagaaaagcagcagcgctgctgtgcctgctctgTACGATGCATTCTCCGGGCCAACATTTGCTCACTGCAAACTGGAGAGCAACAAACGCGGTACG gtgCCAAAAAGCGCATACCatctggcaaaagaaaaaagggaataaACTTGGAGCAAGAAGAAATACCTTAAATCCAACAACTCCACAGCGAAGACTTTGCACCAGCCAACCACCCCTCCGgagccctcctcctgccctgggcGGCCCTGAAATGAGGGGCAG gctgctgctgctcctcttgtTGGGATTTTTGCTGTTCTTGGCCCCTGGTGCCTCAGGGGAATGGGACCTCTCAG AGAGCATGACCTGCTTGCAGGAcaggctggagctggagctTCCCAGAGAGCTTGGCAATTACACGTGGCATGTGCGTGCAGTGG ATGTGAGCGGGGAGGAGATGATGTCTTGTGAGCACACTGTAGATtatgagaagctgctgctcagtgccctgTTGGTGAACTGCACTAGCCTGGAG CATGGGCAGTACCAGCTgaggctgctcctgctgctgaatGGCACTGCGGGAGAGGAGAGGAACGTCACCTACAGCGCTCACTGCAGCGCTGCCCACGGAGATGAAATCATCGCTCCTCTCTTTGTTGGTGAAACGAACTGCACAAAAGATTCCATGGCA GTTACTTTCCCAGGACCAAGCCTCAGTGATGAGCACCTG GTTCAGGTGGCTGTGCTGACTGGGACTCTGACAATTGATGATGGAATCAAGGTACATCAGCTGAGCCTCGGGGAAGCCATGCAGCATGGCTACAGCTTTCTGGCTGATGGACACCACCTGGTTTTCCAGGCAGCCTTCACTGCCACTGGAGTTGTCTCCTACAAG cacaacCACAAGGCACTCTACACTGCGGCACTGAAGCTCATGTATGGCCCTCCTGAACACAGACTGACCGTGGAGTCAAGAATGCTTTGTGTTCCAG GTCCAGTGTTTTGTAACACGACACACATGACTGTTGCCATCCCAGCCTTCCCAGGAACCCTTATGGCTGTAGCTGTGGAAGATGAGACCATCCCAATGGACCAGCTCCAGGACAAAGGCATTACTCTCAAAACAACAGTAGGGGTTGAGCTGCATGTCAGCAGGAGAGTCCTGAAGTCTACG CTACACGGGGAGAGCTGCCCAAGAGTTCAGTCCTACCTGTCCTCCTTGAAACTGACTTTTCATTTCCATGAGGAGACTGTGGCAATGGTGATGCATCCGCAGTGCCCCTGTGACCAGCTCACACCGATAG CTGCTGCATGCACCCGGGACGGGTACATGGATTTTGAAGTCCTTGCTGGCAGTACTACACCACCCCTAGTCCTGGACACGCTCAGGCTCAGAGATCCCACATGCAAACCTGCCTCCAGGTCTCCCTTGAATGATAGGGCCTGGTTTCATGTCCCACTGAGCGGGTGTGGGACCAGGTACTGG CTCGAAGGAGAGAAGATAATGTATGAGAATGAGGTGAGGGCGCTGCGGTCTGACAGTGTGCTGCACAGGATCTCAAGGGACAGTGAGTTCAG GCTAACAGTGCTGTGCTCCTTCAGCAATGGCGATGCCTCTGTCTCTGTAAGGGTTGACAACCCTCCCCCCCTGGCTGCTTCCACGAACCAAGGCCCCCTCTCTTTAATCCTTCTAAGCTACCCAG AGGACTCATACAGGCAGCCGTACCATGACGACCAGTACCCCATAGTGAGGTACCTACAGCAGCCCATCTTCATGGAAGTGCAGGTCCTGAACCGCAATGACCCTAACCTCTATCTCCAGCTGGATGACTGTTGGGCAACAGCATTGGAAGACCCAAAGTCACTTCCACAGTGGAATATTGTTGTTGATGG gTGTGAGTATGAACAGGACAGTTACAGGACCGTATTCCATCCCGTGGGCCATGGTGTCAGCTATCCCAACTATCGCCAGAGGCTGGAAGTAAAGGCTTTTGCTTTTGTATCTGGTGACAAGGCCCTCCCCGGCCTA GTATACTTCCACTGCAGTGTCCTCATCTGCAGCCGCTTCCAGCTGGACTCCCCTCTGTGCACAGCGAGGTGCCCCAGGCTGCCTAGAAGGAAGCGAG GCAGTGGGATGTTGGGTGCCAGCTCTGTGGTGAGCCTGCAGGGTCCTGTGCTCCTGGTGCCCCATGGATGGGCAGCAGCACAAG GGGGCACTTTGCTGAGCAAGGTGGTGtgggctgcagtgactgcaACTGCTGTTGGTGTTTTCTCTCTGATGGCCATAATGCTGCTATTTATGGATCTTCTTAAATGCTTGAAGAGAAGAGCCTTGGTGGTAAATGTGGTGTATTAA
- the ZP2 gene encoding zona pellucida sperm-binding protein 2, with product MHQTLHLMSPKWASQKQRREDNPKGSTTSHTCQPQQQCIGCSDSSGPHLPLHLGEKQQRCCACSVRCILRANICSLQTGEQQTRCQKAHTIWQKKKGNKLGARRNTLNPTTPQRRLCTSQPPLRSPPPALGGPEMRGRLLLLLLLGFLLFLAPGASGEWDLSESMTCLQDRLELELPRELGNYTWHVRAVDVSGEEMMSCEHTVDYEKLLLSALLVNCTSLEHGQYQLRLLLLLNGTAGEERNVTYSAHCSAAHGDEIIAPLFVGETNCTKDSMAVTFPGPSLSDEHLVQVAVLTGTLTIDDGIKVHQLSLGEAMQHGYSFLADGHHLVFQAAFTATGVVSYKHNHKALYTAALKLMYGPPEHRLTVESRMLCVPGPVFCNTTHMTVAIPAFPGTLMAVAVEDETIPMDQLQDKGITLKTTVGVELHVSRRVLKSTLHGESCPRVQSYLSSLKLTFHFHEETVAMVMHPQCPCDQLTPIAAACTRDGYMDFEVLAGSTTPPLVLDTLRLRDPTCKPASRSPLNDRAWFHVPLSGCGTRYWLEGEKIMYENEVRALRSDSVLHRISRDSEFRLTVLCSFSNGDASVSVRVDNPPPLAASTNQGPLSLILLSYPEDSYRQPYHDDQYPIVRYLQQPIFMEVQVLNRNDPNLYLQLDDCWATALEDPKSLPQWNIVVDGCEYEQDSYRTVFHPVGHGVSYPNYRQRLEVKAFAFVSGDKALPGLVYFHCSVLICSRFQLDSPLCTARCPRLPRRKRGSGMLGASSVVSLQGPVLLVPHGWAAAQGGTLLSKVVWAAVTATAVGVFSLMAIMLLFMDLLKCLKRRALVVNVVY from the exons atgCATCAGACGCTGCACTTAATGTCACCAAAGTGGgcatcacaaaaacaaagaagggag GACAATCCCAAGGGCAGCACCACCAGTCACACCTGTCAGCCTCAGCAGCAGTGCATTGGGTGCTCAGACAGCTCAGGGCCCCATCTGCCCCTTCACctgggagaaaagcagcagcgctgctgtgcctgctctgTACGATGCATTCTCCGGGCCAACATTTGCTCACTGCAAACTGGAGAGCAACAAACGCG gtgCCAAAAAGCGCATACCatctggcaaaagaaaaaagggaataaACTTGGAGCAAGAAGAAATACCTTAAATCCAACAACTCCACAGCGAAGACTTTGCACCAGCCAACCACCCCTCCGgagccctcctcctgccctgggcGGCCCTGAAATGAGGGGCAG gctgctgctgctcctcttgtTGGGATTTTTGCTGTTCTTGGCCCCTGGTGCCTCAGGGGAATGGGACCTCTCAG AGAGCATGACCTGCTTGCAGGAcaggctggagctggagctTCCCAGAGAGCTTGGCAATTACACGTGGCATGTGCGTGCAGTGG ATGTGAGCGGGGAGGAGATGATGTCTTGTGAGCACACTGTAGATtatgagaagctgctgctcagtgccctgTTGGTGAACTGCACTAGCCTGGAG CATGGGCAGTACCAGCTgaggctgctcctgctgctgaatGGCACTGCGGGAGAGGAGAGGAACGTCACCTACAGCGCTCACTGCAGCGCTGCCCACGGAGATGAAATCATCGCTCCTCTCTTTGTTGGTGAAACGAACTGCACAAAAGATTCCATGGCA GTTACTTTCCCAGGACCAAGCCTCAGTGATGAGCACCTG GTTCAGGTGGCTGTGCTGACTGGGACTCTGACAATTGATGATGGAATCAAGGTACATCAGCTGAGCCTCGGGGAAGCCATGCAGCATGGCTACAGCTTTCTGGCTGATGGACACCACCTGGTTTTCCAGGCAGCCTTCACTGCCACTGGAGTTGTCTCCTACAAG cacaacCACAAGGCACTCTACACTGCGGCACTGAAGCTCATGTATGGCCCTCCTGAACACAGACTGACCGTGGAGTCAAGAATGCTTTGTGTTCCAG GTCCAGTGTTTTGTAACACGACACACATGACTGTTGCCATCCCAGCCTTCCCAGGAACCCTTATGGCTGTAGCTGTGGAAGATGAGACCATCCCAATGGACCAGCTCCAGGACAAAGGCATTACTCTCAAAACAACAGTAGGGGTTGAGCTGCATGTCAGCAGGAGAGTCCTGAAGTCTACG CTACACGGGGAGAGCTGCCCAAGAGTTCAGTCCTACCTGTCCTCCTTGAAACTGACTTTTCATTTCCATGAGGAGACTGTGGCAATGGTGATGCATCCGCAGTGCCCCTGTGACCAGCTCACACCGATAG CTGCTGCATGCACCCGGGACGGGTACATGGATTTTGAAGTCCTTGCTGGCAGTACTACACCACCCCTAGTCCTGGACACGCTCAGGCTCAGAGATCCCACATGCAAACCTGCCTCCAGGTCTCCCTTGAATGATAGGGCCTGGTTTCATGTCCCACTGAGCGGGTGTGGGACCAGGTACTGG CTCGAAGGAGAGAAGATAATGTATGAGAATGAGGTGAGGGCGCTGCGGTCTGACAGTGTGCTGCACAGGATCTCAAGGGACAGTGAGTTCAG GCTAACAGTGCTGTGCTCCTTCAGCAATGGCGATGCCTCTGTCTCTGTAAGGGTTGACAACCCTCCCCCCCTGGCTGCTTCCACGAACCAAGGCCCCCTCTCTTTAATCCTTCTAAGCTACCCAG AGGACTCATACAGGCAGCCGTACCATGACGACCAGTACCCCATAGTGAGGTACCTACAGCAGCCCATCTTCATGGAAGTGCAGGTCCTGAACCGCAATGACCCTAACCTCTATCTCCAGCTGGATGACTGTTGGGCAACAGCATTGGAAGACCCAAAGTCACTTCCACAGTGGAATATTGTTGTTGATGG gTGTGAGTATGAACAGGACAGTTACAGGACCGTATTCCATCCCGTGGGCCATGGTGTCAGCTATCCCAACTATCGCCAGAGGCTGGAAGTAAAGGCTTTTGCTTTTGTATCTGGTGACAAGGCCCTCCCCGGCCTA GTATACTTCCACTGCAGTGTCCTCATCTGCAGCCGCTTCCAGCTGGACTCCCCTCTGTGCACAGCGAGGTGCCCCAGGCTGCCTAGAAGGAAGCGAG GCAGTGGGATGTTGGGTGCCAGCTCTGTGGTGAGCCTGCAGGGTCCTGTGCTCCTGGTGCCCCATGGATGGGCAGCAGCACAAG GGGGCACTTTGCTGAGCAAGGTGGTGtgggctgcagtgactgcaACTGCTGTTGGTGTTTTCTCTCTGATGGCCATAATGCTGCTATTTATGGATCTTCTTAAATGCTTGAAGAGAAGAGCCTTGGTGGTAAATGTGGTGTATTAA